A segment of the Psychrobacillus sp. FSL K6-2836 genome:
CGATACATACGATTTACTACAAAAAGCAAAAGAAATACTGGATAGTAAATACTCTCCTGATGGATATACACTTGGTTGGAATGTTGGAAAGGTCTCAAACCAAGAGATATTCCATAGTCATTTTCACGTTATACCAAGATACAATGATGAGCCATTAGCAGGTAAGGGTGTTCGTTATTGGTTAAAGCAGCCTGATAATAAAAGGGTAAAGTTAAAGATACAAACATAATCTTATTGTGCTAACGGGTGCTTTACTTCAAGATGGGGTAAATCCTTTTTTCTTATTGAACTAAAGCGACAGG
Coding sequences within it:
- a CDS encoding HIT family protein, which encodes MNYDSSCTFCNPNRDEDQNIVLENETCYFLQHNKQQDVLEGCGLIVPKKHQANAFELTKEEWNDTYDLLQKAKEILDSKYSPDGYTLGWNVGKVSNQEIFHSHFHVIPRYNDEPLAGKGVRYWLKQPDNKRVKLKIQT